In the Sedimentisphaera cyanobacteriorum genome, AAGGCGTTGACCTCGGCGGGCTCGGAACTATCGGGCTGATTACCTACATGCGTACCGACAGCACATACCTATCGCCTGAAGCTCTAAGCGCTGGACGCAAGTATATCGGTGAGCAGCTCGGGGCTGATTATCTGCCCGAGAAACCGAATTTCTACGCATCCAGCAAGGCCGCTCAGGAGGCTCACGAGGCCATCAGGCCTACCGATCCGTCTATTACGCCTCAGCAGGCAAGGCCGCACTTGAGCGATGAGCAGTTTAAGCTTTACGACCTCATCTGGCGGAGGTTTATCGCCTCGCAGATGACGCCTGCGAAATGGTTCATCACATCTGTAAAGGTATCTGCGAAGGCGGAGGTTGGCGAATGCGAATTCAGGGCGTCCGGCAGGATGCTCGCCTTCGAGGGCTTCACGAAGATCTGGCAGAACCGCTCCACAGAGCAGCAGCTTCCCGAGATGAAGGAAGGCCAGAAGCTCGCACCGGTTGATTTAAAGCCCGAGCAGCACTTTACTAAGCCGCCTGCAAGATACACTGAAGCCTCGCTTGTGAAGGCGCTGGAGAAGGAAGGCATCGGACGGCCGAGTACGTATGCATCGATTATCTCCACAATACAGGACAGGAAATACGTTGAGCAGATAGACAAGAAGCTCCGTGCAACTGATCTGGGGATTGTGGTAACAGAGAAGCTTGAAGGCTTCTTCCCTGAGATTATGGATATAGCATTCACCCGTCAGATGGAGGAAAATCTCGACGGGATCGAAGAGAACAGCAACGACTGGGTGAAGGTGCTGGAGGAGTTTTACGGGCCTTTCAGCAGTCGGCTCGAGCAGGCGCAGGAGCAGATGAAACACGCCAAAGCCGAAACAACGCCCAGCGATTACGACTGTCCCAAATGCGGGGCGAAGCTTGAATACCGCTTCGGGAAGAACGGCAAATTCCTCAGCTGTTCGAAGTATCCCGAATGCAAATTTGCGTGCCCGTGCGATTCAGACGGCAAGCCTGTGAAGGAGGAGAAAAGCGGGCACAAATGCCCGAACTGCGGTAAGGATATGGTTGTTAAAACCGGCCGCTACGGCAAGTTCCTCGGCTGCGAGGACTATCCGAAATGCAAGACGGTTATGAAGATCGACAAGGAAGGCAATGTCCTGCCGCCAGCACCGCCGCCGGAGCCGACGGGAATAAGATGCCATAAGTGTAAGAGCGGCGAGCTTGTTGTGCGTCAGAGCAAACGCGGGCCGTTTCTTGGGTGTAATAAGTTTCCAAGATGTCGGAATATAATCAGCATCAAGATGCTCGATAAACTCAAAGAGCTTCAGGCAGAGGGCGTTTGGCCTCCTGATACTATCGAAGAGGCTGACGAGATCCTCGGAAGAAAAACCTCCGGCACAAAGAAGGCAGCCAAGAAATCGACTAAGAAAACAACCAAGAAAACAACTAAGAAGGCAGCCAAGAAGACCACGAAAAAGGCTGCGAAAAAAACTGCCGCCAAGAAGAAAACCTCAGAATAGCTGCGGAATAACGGAACTGTATTATGGACTCAGAAGCCCTGCAGCATATACTGAATATTATATCGCCCATTTTTATAATGATAGGGCTTGGAGCGGCTCTAAAGGCTTGGAACTTTATCACAGACGACCTTGCAGAAGGGCTCAACAAGCTCGTATTCTGGGTGGGCATACCGGTATTCCTTTTCTACAAGATTGCCGCTGCCGAGAAGAGCTTCGCAGATATAATAAACCTCTATTACGTGGTGATGATTGGGGTGGCAGCGTCTGTGGTAACAGCATTAGTTGTTGCGTTTCTGCTGAAGTTGGACAAACCCAGCAAAGGTGCATTCCTGCAGGGGGCATTCAGGGGCAACATACTGTTTATCGGTCTTCCTCTGGCCGTTTTTACGTTTGCCGATCAGGGCTCAGGCAAGATTGCTGAGATCGAGGAGCTTGTGCTTCTGTCTATATCCCTTCTCACGCCCAGCTTCAATCTGATTGCAATATTTCTCGTGGTTTCAACGACAGCCAAGATAGACATCGCCTTCCCCGCGAAGGTGCTCAAGCGTATGATAAAGAATCCGATTATTATATCTGTGCTTTGCGGGCTTGCCTATGCGCAGCTGTTCGATTCGATACCCCTGCCTGTGGAGCGGAGCTGCCGGATAATCGGACAGATGACCCTGCCGCTTGCCATACTCTCGATAGGTGCGAATATCGTGGCCTCGAGGGGGGCGTCGGATTTCAATATCGCATTCCTTGCTTCTGTTATAAAGGTGGTAATCGGGCCGGCCGCAGGCTTCGCTGCGATATACTTCCTGTTCGATATGCAGTATGAACAGCAGGTGATAGCAATGCTGTTTTTGGCCTGCCCCACGGCAGTGAGCTCTTTTGTGATTGCTGAACAGCTCGGGGCGAATAAGAACCTTGCCGCTGCGATTATTGTGGTTTCCAGCATACTCGCTGCCGGGTCAACCGCCGGCGTGCTGTATCTGCTGCAGTAGAACGCGGTAGTGAGCTGCAGGCAGAATTTAATCCGCAGCTGGATTTGCTTCTCATTGAATTTAAGGCTATGTCTTAAAAGGATTTACAAAAACTTGGAGTTTTTCGTGAGTTTCTTGGTAAAAAATTAATTCTCGGCAAATTGTTCCAGCCGCAAACACAGCTTACCCCCGGCAGACAGATTCTCTCTTAAACCAAAAGCATCATCTCAATGCACAGGCAAACCGGTGTGTGCATAATTGCCGGATCAAACGTTCGGCTTATTCAGAGCGTTTTTTTCTGCCAATCATAACCAGTCCGCTTCCGAGAAGGGCAAACGTTACTGGTTCCGGTACCCGCTCATATTCGAGCATACCGAACCCGCCAGATGAATTGTCGAGGCAGATTTTAATCTTGTTGAATGTCCCGTCTGCAACACCTGTAAAAGCATCCTCAAGGTCTCCGCTGGTTATTTCGAATTCATTGGCATAATGATCTTCAAATTCGATTGAATTATCGGAGTTGTACGTATCTTTGAAGTAGTTGCCCTGTTCAAGATAGTTTGCCAAAGGCACCTCTGCAACAAGATCGTTATCTGAAAAGGAATCCCTGTAGAAGGAAATTCCTACACACACGCTGTCGCCAGAGCTGTATTCTTCGGAATCTGCGAAGGCAAATTTGAAACCTTTCATCAGAGTGCTTCCGTAGTCGATAAAAATAGAGCCGCCTCCGCCTTCATCGTCTGGGTTGTCAAAAATAGTATCTCCATTGCCGGGGTCGTATCCATCAGTGTTTTCCTGAATGATTATGATATTCCCCACTGATGTTTGAAGATCAGATAGATTTCCGCCTTCCCAGTCTGTATTAGGAGGGCCTTCCAGATCGGGGTCGGCCGTGCCTGTGAGAGTAGTATCAAAAATTGCCACAGAATCAGGCCCGCCGCCAGTATTGTCAGCGGAAAAGGTGATTCCAGAAAGCTGATCTGTAAGCTCTTGACCGTTATCAAACTGATCAAGATCTATCTGCTCATAAGCAGAATAGGAATACGAACATACCAATGCAACTGCCAAACCGCAGACTGCTAACAACATACTTCTCATTTCAAAAACCTTTCAATTAGTAAAAGAATTTCAATATTTTATAAAGATGATAGCATATTCAGAAGGTGATTTAAAGCTTAATTTTTGTTTTTTTTAATTTTTTCTGGGGTATTTAGAAAACCGGCTCAAACGCCTCTGGCCATGCAAGCTATTATCTTGACGGCAATGCTTTATTCTTTAACATC is a window encoding:
- the topA gene encoding type I DNA topoisomerase, whose amino-acid sequence is MKNLVIVESPAKAKTINKYLGSEFEVKASMGHIRDLPSKGINVDIENGFQPTYDITPGKKKLVGQLRSAAKKSENVYLATDLDREGEAIAWHLAEVLGVSEEHTYRVVFNAITKNSIKQAFSDPSKLDMAKVNAQQARRILDRIVGYQISPLLWKKVAGGLSAGRVQSVAVKIVAEREKEIRAFNPEEYWLIPAVFTTDLDESAGQGAHKYAESWQKLNAGEKKPSRPELADWFEQHNAFKAELARVGGKKFGAKNQQQAEEIFQSLSGRDFTVSSVEKKESRSRPLPPFITSTLQQAASNRSGFGAKRTMRIAQSLYEGVDLGGLGTIGLITYMRTDSTYLSPEALSAGRKYIGEQLGADYLPEKPNFYASSKAAQEAHEAIRPTDPSITPQQARPHLSDEQFKLYDLIWRRFIASQMTPAKWFITSVKVSAKAEVGECEFRASGRMLAFEGFTKIWQNRSTEQQLPEMKEGQKLAPVDLKPEQHFTKPPARYTEASLVKALEKEGIGRPSTYASIISTIQDRKYVEQIDKKLRATDLGIVVTEKLEGFFPEIMDIAFTRQMEENLDGIEENSNDWVKVLEEFYGPFSSRLEQAQEQMKHAKAETTPSDYDCPKCGAKLEYRFGKNGKFLSCSKYPECKFACPCDSDGKPVKEEKSGHKCPNCGKDMVVKTGRYGKFLGCEDYPKCKTVMKIDKEGNVLPPAPPPEPTGIRCHKCKSGELVVRQSKRGPFLGCNKFPRCRNIISIKMLDKLKELQAEGVWPPDTIEEADEILGRKTSGTKKAAKKSTKKTTKKTTKKAAKKTTKKAAKKTAAKKKTSE
- a CDS encoding AEC family transporter is translated as MDSEALQHILNIISPIFIMIGLGAALKAWNFITDDLAEGLNKLVFWVGIPVFLFYKIAAAEKSFADIINLYYVVMIGVAASVVTALVVAFLLKLDKPSKGAFLQGAFRGNILFIGLPLAVFTFADQGSGKIAEIEELVLLSISLLTPSFNLIAIFLVVSTTAKIDIAFPAKVLKRMIKNPIIISVLCGLAYAQLFDSIPLPVERSCRIIGQMTLPLAILSIGANIVASRGASDFNIAFLASVIKVVIGPAAGFAAIYFLFDMQYEQQVIAMLFLACPTAVSSFVIAEQLGANKNLAAAIIVVSSILAAGSTAGVLYLLQ
- a CDS encoding PEP-CTERM sorting domain-containing protein, with protein sequence MRSMLLAVCGLAVALVCSYSYSAYEQIDLDQFDNGQELTDQLSGITFSADNTGGGPDSVAIFDTTLTGTADPDLEGPPNTDWEGGNLSDLQTSVGNIIIIQENTDGYDPGNGDTIFDNPDDEGGGGSIFIDYGSTLMKGFKFAFADSEEYSSGDSVCVGISFYRDSFSDNDLVAEVPLANYLEQGNYFKDTYNSDNSIEFEDHYANEFEITSGDLEDAFTGVADGTFNKIKICLDNSSGGFGMLEYERVPEPVTFALLGSGLVMIGRKKRSE